The DNA sequence GCGAGAAAACCCTGGGGGCGAGGCAGGCAGGCGGGCGCTTTATCGTGATGACATTTGATTTGGAACACAAGTTTGGGGGGGATAAATGAAAAGTGACAGTGACCTCAGATAAAAGCCTTCCCAGAATGTAAAGAGACTGTCCCCACTTTAGGGGACACTTCCCCATGGGAATCCGCTCGACAGTGTGCGGATTCACGTATTCCTCCTCCACCTGTTTGGAAACAAACATGAGACCGAAAAACCAAGCGGCAGAACTGCAGTTAACCCAGCGCGTGAAACGGTCGACTTCGACCTTGTCCGGCGGGACGCTGTAAAGCTCGGGGAGCAGTCGTATTCCGTCCTTCCGCTTGATCAAGATGCCCTCCAGAGCGTCCTTGTACTCCTGCACCTGAGCCAAGCAagttttctcattaaaaaaaataaaaacaggaacagAATAACAGCGAACAGTGATATTTGTTCTTTAATTTGTAAACCGAGGTGCCGCGGTACCTGCTCGGGGCTGTTGATGAAAATTCCATCCAGGATGAGGTAGGTCCAGAACAGAGGCCACTCGCACTCGATGTTCTCAAACAACTTGAGCTCGGCGGACTCGTAATACAGACGGTTGGggtcctggaaaaaaaaagacagaaacaaTCAGCCAAAGTCCGCTTCATCGGCTTCCCGCTCTTGGCTTTCCGTCGTGGACCTCTTTTGGAGTTTTGTGCCCGTCTCGGAGGAACCTGCAGCAGCCGTAACGACCCtgaacgcacacacagaaaggtcactgaggacttttttttttttttttttttctcggtcTGCTCCGCATCTCTTTGATTGAAACACACAACAAATCCTGATGCGAGCACCTGCAGCTTGGAGATGATCTCCTCCTTGGTCATGTCGACTATGTTCATGTCCTCCACGGCGAAGGCGGGGTAGGAGATGATGGCCAGGACGCCGGCATCCACCTCTTTGGAGATGGATGCTCTTGGGAGCATGGAGGTCAGGATGGACTAATGAGGCGGAGATAGAAGGATGAGCTCacacagtggttctcaaacctttcgCACCAAGTCCACGTGGCACCTCAAAAACTACAATCCAGTAATGTGGTAGGCCAAATTATTTATCCAAAACGAACAATGACGATTCTgtgattcttttgcgtaccGCGCTTTATGAGAAACGCTGATCGAACACAAAGCGCTACCTGGCAGTGCTGGATGTCGTCGGCCAGGGCGTGGACCACCGATCCAGGTCCACCTTTGGCTCCGAAGAGGTTGAGCTCGTCCAGAGCCTCCAGAGCTGCCTGGAACGGGATGGAATTGACGAAGCGCCGTGTTTAAGCTGCCTGACTTCAACAATATCAGACACGCCGACGTCCATTTACAACCGAAATTCTCATATTTGATCAATGAAATGGGATGAATTTAGTCCATCTCGGCTGCACTGCTTCAACAACATTTATTGTCCAGATTTGATTGCCCAATCAGGTTTCAACCTCTCTgcgttgccatgtcaatctgaAAAGTGCTGCCCCGTGGGACAATGGGAATTTCGTTAACCAGTCACATTTCCGATTTGTCCTCACAAGCCCCTTGATAAAGTCGACAgtcttctgtcctctgattggttggtcagagcaaaacctcTCACATCAAAATTCAATGAGCAAAACACATCTTCACACATGTATTAATTTGATCATCAGCATTTCTGGTGAGTATGCCGTATTTTATgtaaaaaccctaacccatcggtgtcaaactcaagtcccgggggccagatgcggcccgccacatcattctgtgtggcccgcgaaagcaaatcagcTCGTCagcttctgtgatttttgctaaaatctgaaaaaaaaaaaaaataaacaataaagttgCGATATTGCATGTTTCTGTTACCAAACTGTTCTTCTCCAGTAACTTAAACagtacttgaacaaactattatccttgtcttcagatttcaaaactagttatccctcaatttgttgtgtaatggtaataatatgatttggtgttCAAACATTCCACTGTTCTAACGGCGCTCTCAGGGaaaatgcggcccgagacaaaaatgagtttgccaCCCCTGCCCTAaccctttttcaataaatgtggATTCTAAATTGCTCCACGTGATACGCGGCACAGTTGCGTGCCGTTATATTACCTTCTCGTTTCGGATTGGTGCTTTCTATCATTGTGAGGCGAGAGTGGCGGTAACATAAGCGTGGATCAAGTCCTCACCGAAGGCCCAGGGAGCAAATGCACGGCCCGGCCGCTATGTTTTGGTGAGAATTGCATTCCGCGGTGAAGCCTGATTCCTTGTGTCTTAATTTAGCCGTCatgcatttgtgtgcgtgtgtgtgtgtgtgttatttcagaGCGGGAAGCCATTCGTGGAAGACACGGGGAACCTGATCCCGCCTGATCGCCACAAGGCAAAGGACCTAGCTCACAGTGCGCCCTCACATCATGTAAAATCTCGCAATGCCAGTGAAATCTTTTAAACCATTTCCACCTGGGTTTCTGATTGTGTTGACTAGGACAGCTActtattcccccccacccccagggAAAGGAGAGTTCCGTTGCATGGAGGTCATTTAAAGATCGGCGGAAAGGTCACGGGAGCGACCCGACACCCTGGGTGGGCTCGCTCTCCTCGCCGACCTACCTTGGCCGTGCCGATGGAGCTGGCGTTGATCTCGGTGATGCCCTGGTTGGTTTTGTCCCCTCGTTCCCACATCCCGTAATCCTGTGAGCAGCCGTTGAGGGGACTCGGTTGGTACAAACGAAGCAAAAAGAGGAGCGAGAGAGAAAATACGCCACTCACGGCCACTTTGTAAGCCGCCTCGATGTAGAACATGAGATTCTGCACTACGTCCACTTCATCCTGCGTGTAGACAATATGAAGACCTGGCACGCAAAGAAATGAAACCGGTCATTCCCGAAGCTCACACAAGCTAGCTAAATGAGCGAATGAGCACGCACCGGACGCCGTCATCTGAGCCAGGAAGAGCAGGAAGAGCGAGGTGGCGTCCACCTGCAGGTGCCCCCACTGGCCGTCCCCGACCACGGGGGCGCAGGTCCTGGTGTTGTACTTGGCGTGGAGCGAGTCGGACGTGCTGCGGCTGTACTTGAACCGCtccactttgtccagctgcgGGCAAAAGGGAAGATTTTTTTTACCAGCCGAGAAACCGCGTTAAACGCGCGACAGGTGAGTCGTCGCGCTTGCTTGCGCGCCTGTGTCGCGACATACCTGCCTCATAATGCACTGCAGGACTCCCCTCATTAGCTTCACCACACTCTAAAGAAAAGGACGGACATGGTGAGCGACGCTAGAGAGATTActactaatattagtgccgtactgatgagctcAGAGACGTGAGGAATCCcaggacacgccccgctgcaatattggtttttgattggctgaacggacgaatggcatttccattcattaaaTGGATAAAATTCGGAACTCAAGGCACCGCtttacctgaaaaatctacaacAGACGCACACACCTGCTCCAGTTCGTAGGCCTTGGCCTTGTCTTCATCCCTGTCGGCGTTCTTCCTGTAGGCCAGGCTGAGCGCCCACACGGACACGATGCTGTAAACGTTGTCCCGGACCCAAGCGTCCGGCTGCTCGCTGCTTCCGGGGAGAAGGCCCGTGACGGGATCCTGCGGAACACGCGTGCACGCGAGTGAGTTCGCAGGTCAGCACATGGCATGTGTTTCGCCCGTGCTGtggcacagatttttttttttttaaaaccgttgattgtatgtgtcagttttacagtcaacGTCACCAGGGAGTTCCaaacatcttgaagcaagcacatgTTGCCTctaatttggagaactgtgcgagtGAGTCTTTTAGTAAGTTTACATTTCTTGAAAGCGTGTGGGAGGGGCTTTCATCGCTCCTTGGATACCTGCACGAATTTCCTCATTCTTGGAATATAATACAGTCAACAAAAATCTGCTATTTAATGCGCCACGGTTTAGTCATTAAGGCCAATATTAACAACACGAAAAGCCTTGCGCAACATCACACTACTTCCCTTTTGTGTAGGCAGTGTAAGGAGAGAAGGGAAGTGGCTGTTAGTTAAGATTATTACGGCGATACGACACTGGTTTAAACACTCACTTGGTGCTGCAGGATAGTTTGCTGCACGATCCGGGCATAGTTGTCCAGTTTCACGCCCGAGTTGCTCCTACTCCTCATGGCGACCAGCTTTGTGGGCCTCGCGCTCGTAAACACTTGACAAATTTTCTAAGTGACCCGCACAAAAGTCATTTGTTCGCTCTCGGCGCTCAGAAAGACGAGCAACTTTGAACGCACAGCAACCCGCGGGGGAGCAAAGCAAAGCTAGCAGTCGGAAGGCCGAAAAAAGCGGATATAAGTAGTGTGTACTTTCAAAGTAGAACGCACGCCGAGTGAGCGCCATACTGTCAAAGTAAAAGCATTACGACTGCCTTCGTTTTGATGTTGACTGTCGTGCGTATTCGGTCTCTTAAATCCATATGAAATATAATGGGTGAAAACTGAATGTTCATTCGCACTTGAATTGCATTTTTGACACGTTATTTGAACGTTAAGCTTTTGCGCCCTCTCCCGCTACAAGAACGGAACTGACGGAAATGATCTTCCGAGCTATTTGTGGCAAGATAGGTGAAATATAGGAAGCGCCGAAGACAAACTCAGTCGATGttaaactaaatacaaaaaaatatatacggGGGAGGAAGAGTAAATGGGAAAAACTACAAAACGTCCCAGAATGCCATTCGCCCAATCGAGTCCCTCTTTTTAAATCGTCCCGCCGGGGACGAGGGGACATATTATATCTTGTGCCCGCTGCCTTTCGAtggtttgaaaatgaaaaggtCCAGTTCACACATGCTGCTACTACTAATTAAAGACATTGGCCTTTATTTAGATGGTTTTGTTCACTAGAAAAacgtcaaacaaataaaaattggtcgaggttttttttttgggggggggggtgtttatGGTGTAACACCAGAAGCGAGCCCGACTTCCCCTCTCcacttgtgttttttgttttggaatatTTGACATATTTGACATTCCCCGCCGTCTTTTCTCCACATTTcacccacgcaagcatgagtTGTGAAGGAGACGGCGATGACGGAAGTTACGGTAAACGGAAGGTCGCGTATGTTTTTAGTCAGGAATACATTGAAACTTGTGACTCTTTATCCAAAGTGCCAAACCGGGTGAGTTGGATTCTTTTGACCTCCTTTTTGCTGTGCAGTGTTTCGTTGAGGTTAAGATGAGTTTTGTCCGTTTTGTAGGCGAGTATGGTCCACTCACTGATAGAAGCCTATGGACTCCTCAAAGATATGAGGTTTGGAACATGACGAGAAGACAAGTGTCAGCATGCAACATTGATATTGTCCTCCTTGTTCTCCTTGCAGCACTGTGAAGCCACAGGTGGCCACCATAGAGGACATGGGTCAGTTCCACTCGGACTTCTACCTGGAGCATCTTCACAAGATCAGCCAGGACGGAGACAACGATGACCCCCATTCGGCCGACTACGGCCTTGGTGAGTCGTCCACGTGCTTTTTAAAATTTCCTTTACAGTTTAAGTATCTGTACTattttaagtacagagtgtgagtacctCTCCTCACCATTGCAATGCACTTCACCTCCTCCAGGTTACGACTGTCCAGTGGTGGAGGGCATATTTGACTACGCAGCGGCAGTAGGGGGCGCTACGCTCACTGCCGCCCAGTGCCTGCTGGACCAAACGTGCCACGTGGCCATCAACTGGGCCGGGGGGTGGCACCATGCCAAGAAGTAAGGGGCGAGGCCGTTGCTTTTGTGAGGTCTGGCGCGATCGCTCGCCGCTCAGCAGTTTCTCTCCGCGACCTCCAGGGACCAGGCGTCGGGCTTCTGCTACGTCAACGATGCCGTGTTGGGAATTCTCAAGCTGCGGGAAAAATACGACAGAGTCCTTTACGTGGACGTGGACCTGCATCACGGAGACGGTACGCTAACAAACGAGAATCCTTTCCAGTATTCACCGTTACGTTGTAAACTGTCGGGCAGTGACGgatggaagggggggggggggagaagctTGGTTTGGGAATGCAATagttttatccattttctgtacttccTTGTACTCCTTTTCTCCCTGCAGGTGTGGAGGAAGCCTTCAACTTCACGTCCAAAGTCATGACGGTGTCCCTGCACAAGTTCTCCCCTGGCTTTTTCCCAGGTGACTTTCAT is a window from the Phycodurus eques isolate BA_2022a chromosome 23, UOR_Pequ_1.1, whole genome shotgun sequence genome containing:
- the hdac8 gene encoding histone deacetylase 8 — protein: MSCEGDGDDGSYGKRKVAYVFSQEYIETCDSLSKVPNRASMVHSLIEAYGLLKDMSTVKPQVATIEDMGQFHSDFYLEHLHKISQDGDNDDPHSADYGLGYDCPVVEGIFDYAAAVGGATLTAAQCLLDQTCHVAINWAGGWHHAKKDQASGFCYVNDAVLGILKLREKYDRVLYVDVDLHHGDGVEEAFNFTSKVMTVSLHKFSPGFFPGTGDVTNIGLCRGRWYTVNVPLEDGIRDDRYYQVFTSVMPDVRAHYNPDAVVMQLGADTMAGDPMCSFNMTPLGVAKCLQYVLQWRLPTLLLGGGGYNLANTARCWTYLTAVILGKTLTSEIPDHEFFTEYGPDYSLEISPSCRPDRNDAKHLGEVVATIKRNLKNVV